A stretch of Miscanthus floridulus cultivar M001 chromosome 13, ASM1932011v1, whole genome shotgun sequence DNA encodes these proteins:
- the LOC136499312 gene encoding uncharacterized protein: protein MRSSSSGWRCRSALLPSLHGSTGGWHCGSGGMEPPRRGSGGEVSSGGGSGGFNPGGGGSVDLTVRSPLAAGSTASNAAVAGSMAAAPPLPFFFSQSDLVLPLPDPAGGGRIWRRATWCGGGGGVFGGGCGGGQRRGVVVAAVALMPENRLVKGGAFPKYIKDQRLR, encoded by the exons ATGCGGAGCAGCAGCAGCGGGTGGCGGTGTAGATCCgccctcctcccctccctccatgGCTCCACCGGCGGGTGGCATTGCGGATCCGGTGGGATGGAGCCACCACGGCGCGGGTCCGGCGGAGAGGTGTCCTccggcggcggatccggtggGTTCAATCCCGGTGGCGGTGGATCCGTGGATCTGACGGTTAGGAGCCCTCTAGCGGCAGGCTCCACGGCGAGCAACGCGGCGGTGGCGGGCTCCATggcggcggcccctcccctccccttcttcttctcccagtCGGATCTggtcctccctctcccggatccggctgGTGGCGGCCGGATCTGGCGGCGGGCgacgtggtgtggtggtggtggcggcgtctTTGGTGGCGGTTGTGGTGGTGGCCAGCgtcggggcgtggtggtggcggcggtggctttg ATGCCGGAGAACCGGTTGGTAAAAGGCGGAGCCTTTCCAAAGTACATCAAAGATCAGAGGCTCAGGTAG